The following coding sequences are from one Culex quinquefasciatus strain JHB chromosome 1, VPISU_Cqui_1.0_pri_paternal, whole genome shotgun sequence window:
- the LOC119770024 gene encoding uncharacterized protein LOC119770024 gives MQFHVLPKLNISLPTSYIDPATIQLADWMFLVDPDVIIGAEFYMNLLTDERVKPAVFGWIISGRLPGSVPESTSLVSDAAIDEQLTRFWELETCRTKSTHSIEESTCEQLFEETTVRDETGRFVVTLPKEKYAVQRIGESRSTAIKRLLGLEKRLSANPDLKQQYSDFIHDYEATGHMKRVAGDTAGGELSY, from the coding sequence ATGCAGTTTCACGTTCTGCCCAAGCTCAACATCTCGTTGCCGACGTCGTACATCGACCCGGCTACAATTCAGCTGGCCGACTGGATGTTCCTGGTTGATCCGGACGTCATTATCGGTGCCGAGTTTTACATGAACTTGCTGACGGACGAACGGGTGAAACCAGCTGTGTTCGGTTGGATCATTTCTGGCCGGCTTCCCGGCAGCGTTCCAGAATCGACGTCTCTCGTATCCGACGCGGCAATCGACGAACAGCTGACCAGATTTTGGGAACTGGAAACGTGCCGCACCAAGAGCACGCACTCGATCGAAGAATCCACGTGCGAGCAGCTGTTCGAGGAGACGACGGTTCGTGACGAAACTGGAAGATTTGTTGTGACGCTGCCCAAAGAGAAGTACGCTGTCCAGCGTATCGGTGAGTCCAGATCAACAGCCATCAAACGCCTCCTGGGACTGGAGAAGCGGCTGTCAGCGAATCCAGACCTGAAACAACAATACAGTGATTTTATTCACGACTATGAAGCCACGGGACACATGAAACGGGTTGCCGGCGACACGGCTGGTGGAGAGTTATCGTATTAA